The genomic segment GAAGCGCGCGATCGCCCCGGGCCGCAGATAGTCACCGTAGGAGAACCCACCTGGAATGATGAGGCAATCGTAATCGGAGAGGTCCGTTTCTGTATGCCAGACCAACTCAGCTGGTTGCCCCAAGCCGAGACGGACGGCCATGAGTGCGTCGTGATCGCCATTGCTACCGGGAAACGTGACGATACCGAAGCGCATCGCCGGCCCCCTCGCTTCCTCTATGCTGGCTCGACAGTGAACCGGTATTGTTCGACGACCGGATTGGCCAGCAGTTGCTCGCACATCGCCGCGACACGACGTTCAGCCGTTTCGGCGTCGGGCGCGCTGAGCCATAGCTGCACGAAGCGGCCGACCCGGACGTCCTCGACTTCGTCGTAGCCGAGACGGCGTAAACCATCCCGCACTGCAAGTCCCTGTGGATCGTTCACCCCGGGCCGCAGGGAAACGTAGACCTCGGCACGCCAGCGTATCGTATCGCTCACCGCACCCTCCCTCATGTCTCGAGAAACGGCACCGGTCGTCCGGTCAGCCGGCGATACGCCTCCCGATACTTCTCAGCTGTCTTCTCCACGACATCTGGCGGGAGTTCCGGAGCCGGAGGTCGCTTCTCCCAACCGCTCGCCAGAAGCCAATCGCGCACGAACTGTTTGTCGAATGACGGCTGCGAGTGGCCAGGTGCGTAACGATCGGCATCCCAGAAGCGCGAGCTATCCGGCGTCAGGAGTTCGTCGATGACAGCGAGCTTCCCATCGATCCAACCGAATTCGAGCT from the Thermomicrobium sp. 4228-Ro genome contains:
- the purS gene encoding phosphoribosylformylglycinamidine synthase subunit PurS, producing MSDTIRWRAEVYVSLRPGVNDPQGLAVRDGLRRLGYDEVEDVRVGRFVQLWLSAPDAETAERRVAAMCEQLLANPVVEQYRFTVEPA